In Candidatus Saccharibacteria bacterium oral taxon 488, one DNA window encodes the following:
- a CDS encoding phosphopyruvate hydratase, which translates to MNNITITDIHARQILDSRGNPTVEADVRLSDGSFGRAAVPSGASTGSHEAVELRDGDLAYGGKGVLKAVEHVNVEIARALRGMDPFAQHRVDERMRQLDGTPNKGRLGANAILAVSLAVAKAAAESKGIELFVYVNQLANAGTMSLPMPMINVMNGGQHALGATDIQEYMIIPVGASTFEDAMRMSAEVFHALAKVLKAEGYPTTVGDEGGYAPHVRGGNMEPVKLLARAIQQAGYKLEQDFAFALDVASSEFHEGDGQYRLETEHRTLDVNGMIKMYKQLRAEYPVVSIEDGLDEEAWHDWQTLTTELGSTTQLVGDDLLVTNVMRLDRAIAEKAGNAILIKPNQIGTLSETIQAVMMAKKAGWNTVMSHRSGETEDVTIAHLAVGLGTGQIKTGSMSRSERIAKYNELMRIAEIRPELELVRPFKQP; encoded by the coding sequence ATGAACAATATCACAATCACAGACATTCACGCACGACAAATTTTAGATTCTCGGGGCAATCCGACGGTGGAGGCCGATGTTCGGTTGAGCGATGGCTCGTTCGGGCGGGCGGCAGTGCCGTCAGGTGCCAGTACTGGTTCGCACGAGGCAGTCGAACTGCGTGATGGTGACTTGGCGTATGGCGGCAAGGGCGTGCTCAAGGCGGTCGAGCATGTTAATGTCGAGATCGCGCGGGCGCTGCGCGGCATGGATCCATTTGCGCAACATCGGGTTGACGAGCGGATGCGGCAGCTGGACGGCACGCCAAACAAGGGGCGGCTTGGGGCGAATGCCATCCTAGCGGTCAGCCTGGCGGTTGCCAAGGCGGCGGCCGAGTCTAAGGGTATTGAGCTTTTCGTCTATGTCAATCAGCTGGCGAATGCTGGCACGATGAGCCTGCCGATGCCGATGATCAATGTGATGAACGGTGGGCAGCACGCGCTGGGTGCGACGGATATTCAGGAATATATGATCATCCCGGTTGGTGCATCGACGTTTGAGGATGCGATGCGGATGAGTGCCGAGGTGTTTCACGCGCTGGCAAAGGTGCTCAAGGCTGAGGGCTACCCGACGACCGTTGGCGATGAGGGCGGCTATGCGCCACATGTGCGTGGCGGCAATATGGAGCCGGTCAAGCTGCTAGCACGCGCAATTCAGCAGGCTGGCTACAAGTTGGAGCAGGACTTTGCCTTTGCTCTTGATGTGGCCTCGAGCGAATTCCATGAGGGCGATGGCCAGTATCGGCTTGAGACGGAGCATCGCACGCTCGATGTGAATGGCATGATCAAGATGTACAAGCAGCTGCGGGCTGAGTATCCGGTGGTATCGATCGAGGATGGACTGGACGAGGAAGCGTGGCACGATTGGCAGACGCTGACGACAGAGCTTGGCTCGACGACGCAGCTGGTTGGTGATGATCTGTTGGTGACGAATGTAATGCGACTGGATCGGGCGATCGCTGAAAAGGCTGGCAACGCGATTTTGATCAAGCCAAATCAAATTGGCACGCTGAGCGAGACGATTCAGGCGGTGATGATGGCGAAAAAGGCCGGCTGGAATACGGTGATGAGCCACCGCTCGGGCGAGACCGAGGACGTGACCATTGCTCATCTGGCGGTCGGGCTCGGTACGGGCCAGATCAAGACCGGCTCGATGTCGCGTTCAGAGCGCATCGCCAAGTACAACGAGCTGATGCGTATCGCCGAGATACGGCCAGAGCTAGAGCTGGTGCGGCCGTTCAAGCAGCCGTAG
- a CDS encoding glycosyltransferase — translation MRILMLGWELPPHNCGGLGVACYQMSKALAAHGIVIDFVVPYSAEHPNITHMNIYAASPLPPGCRDCGAYDHGVAPDTEDGDEHGLEPMRRLQRRYGKFVRQFARMYPPDAIHAHDWLTMEAGVIAKEVSGAPLIVHVHATEFDRSGEHSGNPLVHEIEQQGLMMADRIIAVSRITKDMIVKNYHIPPDKVEVVYNAIDLADLPPHEYDTATYKYLEDLKTDGYTIVGALTRLTVQKGLTYFVRAAARALERYDKIAFLLSGDGEQRDELVALAARLGVSDRVIFTGFVRGKQWRDAYYLIDIFIMSSVSEPFGLTALEAAHHDTALLISKQSGVGEVLHNIMRFDYWDVDKLADEIVNIARSPGLQSALKRNVKDEYARLSWRDAAERCVALYQASAQRRWV, via the coding sequence ATGAGAATTTTGATGCTAGGGTGGGAGCTTCCTCCGCACAATTGTGGCGGCCTCGGTGTGGCGTGTTACCAGATGTCAAAGGCGCTGGCAGCGCATGGTATTGTTATTGATTTTGTTGTGCCCTACTCGGCCGAGCATCCGAATATTACCCATATGAACATTTATGCGGCCTCGCCGCTGCCGCCGGGCTGTCGAGACTGCGGGGCGTATGATCATGGTGTTGCGCCAGATACTGAGGATGGTGATGAGCACGGGCTTGAACCGATGCGTCGGTTACAGCGCCGCTATGGCAAGTTTGTCAGGCAGTTCGCTCGGATGTATCCACCGGACGCCATTCATGCTCACGACTGGCTGACGATGGAGGCTGGCGTGATCGCCAAGGAGGTGTCGGGTGCTCCGTTGATTGTTCATGTGCATGCTACTGAGTTTGATCGCTCGGGCGAGCATTCGGGTAATCCCTTGGTGCATGAGATTGAGCAGCAGGGGCTGATGATGGCTGATCGAATTATCGCGGTTAGCCGTATTACCAAGGACATGATTGTTAAGAATTATCATATCCCGCCAGATAAGGTTGAGGTGGTATATAATGCGATTGACCTGGCTGATCTACCGCCGCATGAGTACGACACGGCGACATACAAATACCTCGAGGATCTCAAGACCGATGGTTATACCATCGTTGGTGCGTTGACACGGCTGACGGTGCAGAAAGGACTGACCTATTTTGTGCGGGCGGCAGCTAGAGCGCTGGAGCGCTACGACAAGATCGCATTTTTGCTATCGGGCGATGGCGAGCAGCGGGATGAATTGGTGGCCTTAGCCGCGCGGCTGGGCGTGAGCGACCGGGTGATTTTCACTGGTTTTGTTCGCGGCAAGCAGTGGCGCGATGCCTACTACCTGATTGATATATTTATCATGAGTTCGGTGTCAGAACCGTTTGGGCTGACGGCACTGGAGGCAGCGCATCACGATACAGCGCTGCTCATCAGTAAGCAGTCGGGTGTTGGCGAGGTACTCCATAACATCATGCGGTTTGATTATTGGGATGTTGATAAGCTGGCGGACGAGATCGTCAATATTGCGCGCTCGCCAGGCTTGCAATCGGCATTAAAGCGCAATGTCAAGGATGAATACGCTCGGCTGTCATGGCGGGATGCTGCGGAGCGGTGTGTCGCGCTGTATCAAGCATCGGCCCAAAGGAGGTGGGTATGA
- the secE gene encoding preprotein translocase subunit SecE, translating to MAQKNAAESKTRVRRITAKDDETKQPSPHKPKSTAPTKKTVTATGTSPKQPKTTAKKSGDVGYFKGAWQELKLVRWPTRSATWSMTAAVLVFTLIFVVLILLLDAGFNWGFNQILK from the coding sequence ATGGCTCAAAAAAACGCAGCAGAATCAAAGACGAGGGTTCGCCGCATCACCGCGAAAGATGACGAGACGAAGCAGCCGTCACCACATAAACCAAAATCAACCGCACCCACCAAAAAAACGGTGACAGCGACTGGCACGTCACCCAAACAGCCAAAAACCACGGCCAAAAAATCAGGCGACGTTGGCTATTTCAAGGGCGCGTGGCAGGAGCTCAAGTTGGTGCGCTGGCCGACTCGCTCAGCCACCTGGAGCATGACGGCGGCAGTGCTGGTGTTTACGTTGATCTTCGTGGTGCTGATTTTGCTGCTTGACGCCGGCTTTAACTGGGGCTTTAATCAAATTTTGAAATAG
- a CDS encoding polysaccharide deacetylase family protein, protein MGMSRGITLYLHVHQPWRVRRYSIFDVAARHDYFETNDPAQNNELIFHKVAEKSYLRMNALLEELLRRHHDFKLSLSISGVFLEQAERFNPAVIESFKRLVDTGKVELVSSPYYHSLAFFYSRPEFEKQIRRHQQKLRQLFGVETKVLANTELAYNNDLAKWAEAAGFSGVLAEGWDEVLEWRSPNYVYRPVGTDKIGLLLKNYRLSDDIAFRFSNRSWAGWPLTAEKYRTWLMEATAEAPLVNLFMDYETFGEHQWSDSGIFSFFDQFVASWLEVSGNTFYTVFEALAAHRPVGDISMPETVTWADSERDLTAWNGNELQKEALRYLYELEADVLRSGDEQLITDWRRLQSSDHFYYMCTKWFTDGDVHAYFSPYDSPYEAFLYYVNAIRDVRWRLSAHRYERF, encoded by the coding sequence GTGGGTATGAGCCGAGGCATCACCCTCTATCTCCACGTACATCAGCCGTGGCGGGTGCGACGATACAGTATTTTTGACGTGGCGGCGCGGCATGATTATTTCGAGACGAATGATCCAGCCCAAAACAACGAGTTAATTTTTCATAAAGTCGCCGAGAAGTCGTATCTGCGGATGAATGCCCTGTTGGAGGAGCTGCTCAGGCGGCATCATGATTTCAAGCTGTCGCTGAGCATCAGCGGTGTGTTCCTCGAGCAAGCGGAGCGCTTTAACCCAGCGGTGATCGAGAGCTTTAAGCGACTGGTCGACACCGGCAAGGTCGAATTGGTATCAAGCCCGTATTATCACAGCCTAGCGTTCTTTTATTCGCGCCCCGAGTTTGAGAAGCAAATTCGTCGCCATCAGCAGAAGCTGCGCCAGCTGTTTGGTGTCGAGACCAAGGTGCTCGCAAATACCGAGCTAGCGTATAACAACGACCTCGCCAAGTGGGCGGAGGCGGCTGGCTTTAGTGGTGTGTTAGCCGAGGGTTGGGATGAGGTGCTGGAGTGGCGCAGTCCGAATTATGTGTATCGGCCGGTTGGTACGGACAAGATTGGACTGCTGCTCAAGAATTATCGCCTGAGTGACGATATCGCTTTTCGGTTTAGTAATCGGTCGTGGGCGGGTTGGCCGCTGACGGCAGAAAAATATCGGACGTGGCTGATGGAGGCGACAGCCGAGGCGCCGCTGGTTAATTTGTTCATGGATTATGAAACCTTTGGCGAGCACCAGTGGTCGGATAGCGGTATTTTTAGCTTTTTTGATCAATTTGTTGCCTCGTGGCTCGAGGTTAGCGGTAATACGTTTTATACGGTGTTTGAAGCGCTGGCGGCGCATCGGCCGGTTGGTGATATTAGTATGCCAGAGACGGTGACTTGGGCGGATAGTGAGCGCGATTTGACAGCGTGGAATGGCAATGAGTTACAGAAAGAAGCGCTGCGGTATTTGTATGAGCTGGAGGCTGATGTACTGAGGAGTGGCGATGAGCAGCTGATCACTGACTGGCGGCGACTGCAGTCGTCTGATCATTTTTACTATATGTGCACCAAGTGGTTTACCGACGGCGACGTCCACGCCTATTTCAGTCCGTATGATTCGCCGTACGAGGCCTTCCTCTATTATGTTAACGCAATTCGCGATGTGCGCTGGCGGCTGAGCGCGCATCGGTACGAGAGGTTTTGA
- the rplA gene encoding 50S ribosomal protein L1: MAKKAELLEKAAELKLAVSDKNTIAETEAAIAEAESGAPENSKPHDTKDKDVIAEREAVVAKAGKRSQKALDEAAEKAEKEARKEAGDTTPQSDDAEAHVKKGPKPITRPLLERRGKKYQEAAKKIEKNKLYSLDEALKLATETSPVKFDASVEIHVRLGVDPRQADQNVRSTVALPHGTGKDVRVAVFAPESEHAAAKKAGADIIGDEEFLKQLDKEELNFDILVATPQYMPKLGKYARLLGPRGLMPNPKSGTVATDVAKAVSEAKAGKVEYRVDKQAIVHLSIGKVSFGADKLAENTRAFLASLNAQKPSSLKGIYVKSIAVATTMGPSVKVETSP; encoded by the coding sequence ATGGCCAAGAAAGCCGAGCTGTTAGAAAAAGCAGCAGAACTAAAATTAGCAGTCAGCGACAAGAATACTATCGCTGAGACTGAAGCGGCAATTGCCGAAGCTGAATCAGGCGCGCCTGAAAATAGCAAGCCGCACGATACCAAAGATAAAGACGTTATCGCCGAGCGCGAAGCCGTTGTCGCCAAGGCCGGCAAGCGCAGCCAAAAAGCCCTTGACGAGGCTGCCGAGAAAGCCGAAAAAGAAGCTCGCAAAGAAGCAGGCGACACCACGCCGCAATCCGACGACGCTGAAGCGCATGTTAAGAAAGGCCCGAAGCCGATCACGCGTCCGCTCCTAGAGCGCCGCGGCAAAAAGTATCAGGAAGCTGCCAAGAAGATTGAGAAAAATAAATTGTACAGCCTTGATGAAGCACTGAAACTGGCGACTGAGACCAGCCCGGTCAAATTCGACGCCAGCGTTGAAATTCACGTTCGCCTGGGCGTTGATCCGCGCCAAGCCGATCAGAACGTCCGCTCAACCGTAGCGCTGCCGCACGGCACCGGCAAGGACGTCCGCGTAGCAGTGTTCGCACCAGAGTCAGAGCATGCTGCCGCTAAGAAAGCCGGCGCTGACATCATCGGTGACGAGGAGTTCCTGAAGCAGCTGGACAAGGAAGAATTGAACTTTGATATCTTAGTCGCAACGCCGCAATATATGCCGAAGCTTGGCAAGTACGCCCGGCTGCTCGGCCCACGCGGTTTGATGCCAAATCCAAAATCCGGCACCGTCGCCACCGACGTCGCCAAGGCCGTGTCCGAAGCCAAAGCCGGCAAGGTCGAGTACCGCGTCGACAAGCAAGCCATCGTCCACCTGTCAATTGGTAAGGTTTCGTTTGGCGCTGACAAACTGGCAGAAAACACCCGTGCCTTCCTCGCCAGTCTGA
- the nusG gene encoding transcription termination/antitermination protein NusG, with the protein MSSNRYDSTRSWYAIHTYSGYEEKVAESIRQRINGVDMADKIFDVMVPKEKQIQIKNGKRKVVDAKIFQGYVLVEMKLTDETWYIVRNTPGVTGFVGADTTPTPVSDKEITKIKKRMGVEEPKHQIDFSVGEVVSIIDGPFKGFDGSIAEIDAIKGKIKVMVSMFGRDTPVELDALQVKKV; encoded by the coding sequence ATGTCATCAAATCGCTACGATTCAACTCGCTCGTGGTACGCCATTCACACCTACTCGGGCTACGAGGAAAAGGTTGCTGAATCCATCCGCCAGCGTATCAACGGCGTCGACATGGCCGACAAAATCTTCGACGTCATGGTGCCGAAAGAAAAGCAAATTCAGATCAAAAACGGCAAGCGCAAGGTTGTCGATGCCAAGATCTTTCAGGGCTATGTGCTGGTCGAGATGAAGCTGACCGACGAGACGTGGTATATCGTCCGCAACACGCCGGGCGTAACTGGCTTCGTTGGTGCTGACACTACGCCTACACCGGTGTCTGACAAAGAAATTACTAAGATCAAAAAGCGTATGGGCGTCGAAGAGCCAAAGCATCAGATCGATTTCTCAGTCGGCGAAGTAGTCTCCATCATTGACGGGCCGTTCAAGGGCTTTGATGGGTCGATCGCAGAAATTGATGCCATCAAGGGCAAGATCAAGGTCATGGTCAGCATGTTTGGCCGCGATACGCCGGTCGAGCTGGACGCGCTGCAGGTCAAGAAAGTCTAG
- a CDS encoding AAA family ATPase, which produces MKPLQLSSPHIIAMVGVPGAGKSQFAAEFSEMFHAPHLDSGILAALSDDEAAVNYASGALLKELMKTHQTIVFEGATEKRAWRVELAKTARAAGYKILFVWVQTDLATAKMRWLKANDNDEAAFDTKIKQFSSPHPSEPCVVISGRHTYNTQARTLLKRLADVRPNTTAALTQPQAVQADTPKRRPQRPVFSRIRVS; this is translated from the coding sequence ATGAAACCTTTGCAACTTTCTTCTCCTCACATCATTGCCATGGTGGGCGTGCCGGGGGCGGGCAAGTCGCAATTTGCGGCTGAGTTTTCTGAGATGTTTCATGCGCCGCATTTGGACTCTGGTATCTTAGCGGCATTATCCGATGATGAGGCGGCTGTTAATTACGCGAGCGGTGCACTACTCAAAGAATTGATGAAGACCCATCAAACCATCGTGTTTGAAGGGGCAACGGAGAAGCGAGCCTGGCGGGTTGAGCTCGCCAAGACAGCCCGTGCTGCTGGTTATAAGATTCTCTTTGTCTGGGTACAAACCGACCTCGCTACCGCCAAAATGCGCTGGCTCAAGGCCAACGATAACGACGAGGCGGCATTTGATACTAAGATCAAACAATTCTCATCGCCGCACCCCAGCGAGCCATGCGTCGTCATCAGTGGTCGTCACACCTATAACACCCAAGCGCGCACCTTGCTCAAGCGCCTGGCCGACGTTCGCCCGAATACTACAGCCGCTCTGACCCAACCACAGGCTGTCCAGGCTGATACTCCCAAACGCCGTCCGCAACGTCCAGTGTTCAGTCGTATTCGCGTTAGCTAG
- a CDS encoding DUF11 domain-containing protein, with protein sequence MKLSTKLKIVALSLVAAFGAGLVYYANAETIDNTRDCDKYAVVYCGTMSVQEMRERYFNKGVSTIYGAFGISYEMLSGSYVNGAVYRNGEVRLDNGTVVATNARTAIRNISGGTPISGTNAKVVPASRMGSAQRAFIRLDEQGRFKFAIMTPCGNPVVATNVVVPPKPKPQPVATCKALDQPVISRQTNTVALKAHATVENGATVKSYTFSITDASGKEVFSRSNTTSALTSETSATIKEAGTYTARVTVTTSLGDRTSNDCVKQFTIQPETPKANPGIKIEKKVDGLKHKTVQVGNEFPYQVTVTNTGNVDLKNAVVTDNAPQGVTFLKASEGTLQNNTWKATIAELKQGASKTFTITATIKEQVTGKVVNTACVDTPEIPGDKDGCDNATVDVPEKVEACNVQTGVIEKVEKGKENTPPYTTDLSKCEKIKVCDVTTKTIREVTKKEAEDTKRFVGIDSEECNPKPTTPTPPTPTALPRTGMTDMVLGGLGLGALVTSALAYVASRRQL encoded by the coding sequence ATGAAATTAAGTACAAAGCTTAAGATCGTGGCGCTGTCGCTGGTCGCTGCTTTCGGAGCAGGACTGGTCTACTACGCCAACGCAGAAACAATTGACAATACCCGCGACTGTGACAAGTACGCCGTGGTGTATTGTGGTACCATGTCGGTACAAGAGATGCGCGAACGATATTTCAACAAAGGCGTATCAACAATTTATGGCGCGTTCGGTATTTCCTACGAGATGCTGAGCGGCAGCTACGTTAATGGTGCAGTCTACCGTAACGGCGAGGTTCGCCTCGATAACGGCACCGTTGTTGCCACCAACGCTCGGACAGCCATCCGCAACATTAGCGGCGGCACACCAATCTCAGGCACCAACGCCAAGGTCGTCCCAGCCAGCCGTATGGGTAGCGCACAGCGGGCGTTTATCCGGCTCGATGAGCAGGGCCGCTTTAAGTTCGCCATCATGACGCCATGTGGTAACCCAGTTGTCGCCACCAACGTTGTTGTACCACCAAAACCGAAACCACAGCCAGTGGCTACTTGTAAAGCACTTGACCAGCCAGTCATTAGTCGTCAGACTAACACGGTCGCCCTGAAGGCTCACGCAACAGTCGAGAACGGTGCAACCGTTAAGTCATACACCTTTAGCATCACCGATGCTTCGGGCAAGGAAGTCTTCTCACGCAGTAACACTACTTCAGCGCTGACTAGCGAGACCAGCGCTACCATCAAGGAAGCGGGCACTTATACCGCTCGCGTCACAGTCACAACCAGCCTTGGTGATCGCACCAGCAACGACTGTGTCAAGCAGTTCACCATCCAGCCAGAAACGCCAAAGGCTAACCCTGGCATCAAAATCGAGAAAAAGGTTGATGGCCTCAAGCACAAGACCGTCCAAGTCGGCAACGAATTCCCATACCAGGTAACCGTCACTAACACCGGTAACGTTGACCTAAAGAACGCTGTTGTCACCGACAATGCGCCACAAGGTGTTACCTTCCTGAAAGCATCTGAGGGCACGCTCCAGAACAATACCTGGAAAGCAACAATTGCTGAACTCAAGCAGGGCGCATCAAAGACCTTTACCATCACGGCAACCATCAAAGAACAAGTTACTGGCAAGGTCGTCAACACCGCCTGCGTTGATACCCCAGAGATTCCTGGCGACAAAGACGGCTGTGACAATGCCACGGTTGATGTACCAGAAAAAGTCGAGGCCTGCAACGTTCAAACTGGCGTCATCGAGAAAGTCGAGAAGGGCAAAGAGAACACACCACCATACACCACTGATCTGAGCAAGTGTGAAAAGATCAAGGTCTGTGACGTCACTACCAAGACCATCCGCGAAGTTACCAAGAAAGAAGCTGAAGACACTAAGCGGTTCGTCGGTATCGACAGCGAAGAGTGTAATCCAAAGCCAACCACCCCAACCCCACCAACACCAACCGCACTACCACGAACTGGTATGACTGACATGGTACTCGGCGGCCTGGGTCTCGGTGCACTGGTTACCTCAGCCCTAGCATACGTCGCCAGCCGACGCCAACTGTAA
- the rplK gene encoding 50S ribosomal protein L11: protein MAKKVIGNLKLRIPAGRATAGPPVGSTLGQWGLNMMDFINPFNDATKDMMGKDVIVHIQVFEDRTFTWKSLGQPVDDMIREKAGIQKGSGKPHAEKVGTITHAQLQEIAEAKMDQLNAIDIEGAMKVVAGSARSMGVEVAD from the coding sequence ATGGCAAAGAAAGTTATCGGTAATCTAAAATTACGTATCCCTGCCGGACGAGCAACCGCTGGGCCACCAGTCGGTTCAACCCTCGGTCAGTGGGGGCTGAACATGATGGACTTCATCAATCCATTCAACGACGCCACCAAAGATATGATGGGCAAGGACGTTATCGTCCACATTCAGGTGTTTGAAGATCGCACTTTTACGTGGAAGAGTCTGGGGCAACCGGTCGATGATATGATCCGCGAAAAAGCCGGCATCCAAAAGGGTTCAGGCAAGCCGCACGCCGAGAAAGTCGGCACCATCACTCACGCTCAGCTTCAGGAAATTGCCGAAGCAAAGATGGATCAGCTAAACGCCATCGATATCGAAGGCGCGATGAAAGTCGTTGCTGGTTCCGCTCGCTCAATGGGCGTAGAAGTCGCCGACTAA
- a CDS encoding NAD(P)H-dependent oxidoreductase: MTSKPTISAAEITKALDFRHACKKFDADKKISDQDVELILEAIRLTPTSYGFEQFDVIVAQDQQLRQDLKKCAPINKPRFDASHFLIFTAKTAEALSDHIDHILQDVKEMNLVERTAYKMFWRQWAKKDFKLTDTPDGLHQWSAHQAYIALGFAMLVAAQRGIDSCPIEGFSIDQATEVLTTHQLIDPAKDLPVLMLALGYASRSNQPHPRSRRPLDKMVRWY, translated from the coding sequence ATGACCAGTAAACCAACCATTTCAGCAGCAGAAATTACCAAGGCGCTGGACTTCCGCCACGCCTGCAAAAAATTTGACGCTGATAAAAAGATCTCTGACCAGGACGTGGAGCTGATCCTTGAGGCAATTCGCCTCACGCCAACCTCGTACGGTTTTGAGCAATTCGACGTCATCGTCGCCCAAGATCAGCAGCTGCGCCAGGATCTGAAAAAATGTGCGCCGATTAACAAGCCGCGCTTCGATGCCAGCCATTTCCTCATTTTTACTGCCAAGACAGCCGAGGCACTTAGTGATCACATTGATCACATACTCCAGGACGTAAAAGAAATGAATCTGGTCGAGCGCACTGCCTACAAAATGTTCTGGAGGCAGTGGGCCAAGAAAGATTTCAAGCTGACGGACACGCCTGATGGGCTACACCAATGGTCAGCGCATCAGGCGTATATCGCCCTCGGCTTCGCGATGCTGGTGGCGGCCCAGCGGGGGATTGACTCGTGTCCAATTGAGGGATTTTCGATTGATCAAGCGACAGAGGTACTGACAACCCACCAGCTCATCGACCCAGCCAAAGATCTGCCGGTTCTCATGCTAGCGCTCGGCTACGCCAGTCGTAGCAACCAACCGCACCCGCGCAGCCGCCGGCCACTTGATAAGATGGTACGCTGGTATTAG
- the rpmG gene encoding 50S ribosomal protein L33: MAKKNTKRKLIGLVSNLSGHRTYYTTVNTQNRTTKGQGKLTLRKYDPVARQHATYTETKKNLGRNEVKPRKG, translated from the coding sequence ATGGCAAAGAAGAATACGAAGCGAAAGTTGATTGGTTTGGTCAGTAATTTGAGCGGTCACCGCACGTACTACACCACGGTCAATACCCAAAACCGCACCACCAAAGGGCAGGGCAAATTGACACTCCGAAAATACGACCCAGTGGCCCGCCAGCACGCAACCTACACCGAGACCAAGAAAAACCTCGGCCGCAACGAAGTCAAGCCACGCAAGGGCTAA
- a CDS encoding DUF45 domain-containing protein has product MPTITDAEFGEITVRRSHLARQVSLKVAPNGQLRISLPAYTPLLAAKMLIKSSRPRIRELLAEHQQGHYYTQDQSIGKSHHLIIETQSALAEPTIKRSGTRILVKLPSGTDITTPAIQQRIREVVITALRKEARSYLPRRLKFLAEEHGFSYQTIKLMHASSRWGSCSSRGTISLNIALMNLPFELLDYVLIHELAHTRQMNHSDAFWREVAAIDPAYKAHRAALKNHTPHV; this is encoded by the coding sequence ATGCCAACGATTACTGACGCTGAGTTTGGCGAAATCACGGTGAGGCGCTCGCACTTGGCGCGTCAGGTATCACTAAAGGTCGCGCCAAACGGGCAGCTGCGGATTAGCCTGCCGGCGTATACACCGCTGCTCGCAGCAAAAATGCTTATCAAGTCATCCCGGCCGCGTATTCGCGAGCTCCTGGCTGAGCATCAACAAGGTCACTACTACACGCAGGATCAATCAATTGGTAAAAGCCACCACCTGATTATCGAGACCCAGTCCGCGCTCGCCGAACCCACCATCAAGCGCTCCGGCACCCGCATCCTCGTCAAGCTGCCATCCGGCACCGACATTACTACTCCAGCCATCCAGCAGCGCATTCGCGAAGTCGTCATCACAGCGCTACGCAAGGAAGCCAGAAGTTACCTGCCACGGCGGCTGAAATTCCTGGCTGAGGAACATGGCTTTTCCTATCAAACCATCAAGCTGATGCACGCCTCGAGCCGCTGGGGCAGCTGCTCGTCGCGCGGTACAATTAGCCTGAATATCGCGCTGATGAACTTGCCGTTTGAGCTGCTTGATTATGTATTGATCCACGAGCTAGCTCACACCCGCCAGATGAATCACTCCGACGCGTTCTGGAGAGAGGTTGCAGCCATCGACCCGGCTTACAAAGCGCACCGAGCAGCACTGAAAAACCATACGCCGCACGTGTAG